The following are from one region of the Salvia hispanica cultivar TCC Black 2014 chromosome 1, UniMelb_Shisp_WGS_1.0, whole genome shotgun sequence genome:
- the LOC125221166 gene encoding 3-hydroxy-3-methylglutaryl coenzyme A reductase 1-like, translated as MDLRRRPPRPSSSPKASDALPLPLYLTNGIFFTLFFSVAYFLLHRWRDKIRNSTPLHVLSLSELFGVLCLIASFIYLLGFFGIDFVQSFISKPESDEDLILHEDRKIHCGLKAKPVEELPQGDEEIVERVVSGEIPSYSLESKLGDCLRAARIRREAVQRLAGRGVEGLPLEGFDYESILGQCCEMPVGYVQIPVGIAGPLLLNGCDYSVPMATTEGCLVASTNRGCKAIYASGGATCVLLRDAMTRAPVVRFSSAKRATDLKFFLEDPLNFDTLSVVFNKSSRFARLQNIQCAIAGKNLYIRFSCSTGDAMGMNMVSKGVQNVLDFLQNDFPDMDVIGISGNYCSDKKPSAVNWIEGRGKSVVCEAVITGDVVSKVLKTTVPSLVELNMLKNLTGSAIAGALGGFNAHAANIVSAIFIATGQDPAQNIESSHCITMMEAINDGRDLHISVTMPSIEVGTVGGGTQLASQSACLNLLGVKGANKESPGSNARLLATIVAGAVLAGELSLMSAISAGQLVKSHMKYNRSSRDITKIGS; from the exons ATGGATCTCCGCCGGAGGCCTCCCCGGCCTTCCTCATCCCCCAAAGCCTCCGATGCTCTGCCATTACCGCTCTATCTCACCAACGGCATCTTCTTCACGCTTTTCTTCTCCGTCGCCTACTTCCTCCTCCACCGCTGGCGCGACAAGATCCGCAATTCCACGCCGCTCCACGTACTCTCGCTCTCCGAGCTCTTCGGAGTTCTCTGCCTAATCGCCTCATTCATCTACCTGCTAGGGTTTTTCGGGATCGATTTCGTGCAGTCCTTCATCTCCAAGCCGGAGAGCGACGAGGACCTTATCCTCCACGAAGATCGGAAGATCCACTGCGGATTGAAGGCCAAGCCGGTGGAGGAGCTTCCGCAGGGCGATGAGGAAATCGTCGAGCGCGTCGTTTCCGGGGAAATCCCGTCGTATTCGCTGGAATCGAAGCTAGGGGACTGCCTTAGGGCGGCGAGGATACGGCGCGAGGCAGTGCAGAGGCTGGCGGGGAGAGGCGTGGAAGGCCTGCCTTTGGAGGGGTTTGATTACGAGTCAATTTTGGGGCAGTGCTGCGAGATGCCCGTGGGGTATGTGCAGATTCCCGTGGGGATTGCGGGGCCGCTGCTGCTCAATGGATGTGACTACTCTGTGCCCATGGCCACCACGGAAGGCTGCCTCGTTGCCAGCACCAACAGGGGCTGCAAGGCAATCTATGCCTCCGGAGGTGCAACCTGCGTCCTGCTGCGAGACGCCATGACAAGAGCTCCGGTTGTCAGGTTTTCCTCCGCCAAGAGGGCTACAGACCTCAAGTTCTTCCTTGAAGACCCTCTCAATTTTGATACGCTGTCGGTCGTTTTCAATAA GTCGAGTAGATTTGCTAGACTCCAAAATATTCAATGTGCAATTGCTGGGAAGAATCTATACATAAGATTCAGTTGCAGTACGGGCGATGCTATGGGAATGAACATGGTTTCGAAAGGTGTTCAAAATGTTTTGGACTTCCTTCAGAATGATTTCCCAGATATGGATGTCATTGGCATTTCAG GAAATTACTGTTCTGACAAAAAACCATCTGCGGTGAATTGGATCGAAGGGCGTGGAAAATCAGTTGTTTGTGAGGCTGTGATCACCGGTGATGTGGTGTCAAAGGTACTGAAAACAACTGTACCCTCCCTCGTGGAGCTTAACATGCTCAAGAACCTTACTGGCTCTGCTATTGCTGGCGCTCTTGGTGGCTTCAATGCACATGCTGCAAACATCGTCTCTGCAATATTTATCGCCACTGGGCAGGATCCAGCTCAAAACATTGAAAGTTCCCACTGCATTACTATGATGGAGGCTATTAATGATGGCAGGGATCTTCATATTTCAGTGACAATGCCATCCATTGAG GTGGGAACTGTCGGGGGAGGAACTCAACTTGCATCACAATCTGCTTGCCTAAACCTGCTTGGTGTAAAGGGCGCAAACAAAGAGTCTCCTGGATCCAATGCTCGGCTCCTGGCCACCATTGTCGCTGGTGCTGTCTTGGCAGGAGAGCTCTCACTAATGTCTGCAATTTCAGCTGGTCAGCTTGTTAAGAGCCACATGAAATACAATCGATCAAGCAGGGACATCACGAAGATTGGCTCCTGA